From the Lathyrus oleraceus cultivar Zhongwan6 chromosome 3, CAAS_Psat_ZW6_1.0, whole genome shotgun sequence genome, the window catgaattgtgacatttcagatcaaacaccatgatcttcatgctcttgtttctctctaaatagaaacattgaggaagatccaaggttacaggggtgatgtacatcaccctaacttcattttgataccattgttttgcattttcattgaggttgaaaaccctgcgcgtggtggccggaaactgttagctggccggagaagatggtggtttccaccatcatccccacgtggatgcttcAGGTCCCTCAGATCTGGCTCAATTGTTATAATCGTGGCCATTGATTTGTTTGACTTGTTTTAATTCCAAATGTGATGCGCTTGACTTGAGAACATGGTATGACCGCCCCTCTGAGCCGTGTGATGatgtcacgtcaattaatgagacggATCCAGTGGGCgttgatttttgctattttctatttttctgttttaatttcattaattccttttgtaggtgtttaattggctgcattgtatggtaaaacactagctggattctaatgtcttgaccgatgtcatgacatgctgtggaggtgtttgtgtgactgcattgtatgttagaatatctagctgtactctgatgtcttggctgatgtcatgacatacttaagtagtatactgcaggattagctaatacaggatttactgaatgtcaaactagaagttatgacattcatccctgtcagcagataccgaggaatagaacagttggtgttctgttagaactcagtatttatttgcagcctggttatcaaggaaataccagacctggcataaggcctactgtctgaatgtcaaactggatgttatgacattcatcattgacagtatatactgaacaataggcagagtggttttctgctacacttcagtatgtatctcagtctgttcttcaggaggataacagacctgacataaggctaattatgtaaatgtcaaattggatatcttgacatttattaatgtatgttgatactgaggtatggacaaattggtcctgtacaattcagcaaatttgtacagtctgttttcaggaaaaacagacttagcatatggtccttgatttggatgtcaaactgaatgttgtgacatccattcctgacagcgtatgctatattgtaggttgtttagtttttctgtttcagcatttttctcaggctattcttcagggattcaacagctaagagaaaatccaggaaaccaacaaccaagctacatttaatgaacctaacaaatagcctatttgttagtaacctagatgtggaatttaggggaactcgcgtgaccttaaattcaggagaatacaagtacaaggcctAAGTGCTGtaatataaaaggatggcaatccttcatttagaactggggattttaggcgtgaagatttagtgtgtccatcatacttcactgctgtatttttgtgagtcttgtattagacatatcttgtaagccaagctattatcacgtagatgattgcattggtatagggtgttcattgagttgtaagtgttgtgtcactctaagcttttaagcgtgagtgctgtgtatcttgattaaagctgttaagcacaatcaagagttgtttgaagtgtgtcttcataattgtctttaatattgattaagGGTAGTAATCACtaaggtgattgagggggagtgagtaggaaatttgatcttagtgtaagattgaaattgcattgggtaggtattaagtgatagggttaaacaattggtttaaggtctgaattaatactaatattagtggatttcctccctggcttggtagcccccagacgtaggtcatgttggactgaactgggtaaacaattacttgtgttatttactgcacttacttttaagttctgcataattcttgtctgcgcagaatcggatgtcataacaacccgtgtgacatcgaaagcctgataactagaatttcaattggcatcagagcaggcaccctgcctgttaagttctgggtgagatttagggaagttactttctagtaccatggacaagtatataggacactcaaatagaccacccatgttggatggctctaactatgatgactggaagcctcgtatgatagccttcttaaggtctctagatagcaaagtctggagagatgtcaacaaaggatgggaacatccaacgaagacaggtgaagatggagtcagtgtgcaaattcctgaagaagagtgggacaaggagcaagaggcattagcccttggaaattctaaggccttgaatgcattgttcaatggaatcagtaagaacatcttcaggctggtgcaccactgtgagttggctaaggaagtttggtgcaccactgtgacgagtcaatgaaaaatagtctcatcaatttcttaattgatttgagatttatttgagattttaattcatatggtgttatttttattgtttttaattgatttgaaatagtttctgatttcaaaaattgttgaaattttttgtcaaaccttgtttgaccatgttagacctatgagaatttaattggacttgtttaagtTGATTGGAATTGAATTTGAGATatgaccatattttgtccattttaattttgcatttattttaattctaaaaatacaaaaaaaaatatgtttgacttgttgacttctaatcttcatttctcttctgtttaacattggttgatgatgatttgattcacttttgaccaattgtgcTTGATGcttgaattttctcttttatgtccatttcatcttcatctcacttcttttatttttggccaatgagttaatgtcttatggttggtcttgacatatgagaggtttaaccttcttgatccaaatcaaactcaacttgatccatgatcaagtgagttgctttgtgtccaagataggttgcttcttagtcaagcaaaaaacctaaagtccataaaaggcctttcttcttttcttttggcatggcaagttgtaggagcttcgcttactagtcatgatctctaacttgtgtttgttttcctATAATTTtgttgaccggcctcagataggtgtgactactacattagtccacttacgattgcttaacatagcgctaaattgtcttatgacacactaacataaccactaattactaacattaatttgagcatttaatttcttgtaatttactttaatgcaatttacttttcttgctcatttattcatattgcttttccctttgctcacttgagcacatattttatgtttatgtcattttccttttgctgacttgagctcattattgtatataaatatattgttgtcttgtgttggttttgcttttgtttgtgtgaacccaatgaaaaaggagaaaggacttagaattaggacttacctatgcttaaaggagttcaagagcaactaggcctaatccctttagaatgctaaactttgttgaagagcaactaggcctcatgcctttagaatgctaaattgaaaaagttgacttcaaaggacgcctaatctaaactcattctttgtccattcctcttattgtggtgcgagctttttgatgtttgttcttgtgtgatagggattccatcttgagatagtaataaggaccattgtcatgaatagccaagttaagagagacaagccaaatggggatcctaggagcttgaatctaaatgtttgtttgattgcttgagtgatATCTAAGTCTAAAGGAaagagcatcttgaatcatctctatgatttcaagaaaaagaactccaaggattttatctcttctcttatctttgtatgctctaggactagcccttctcttcttctcctcactctaacccaagccaaactctttttgtgcaaactttgacattgctttcaaattagaaacctaccttatgcctttgacttttcaaaatcttttcattaatactcattgtgaatgaatccTAATCCAATTTTGACTTCActttgtaaataaatctaacttgtaaagACAACTCACTTCTAGTTAATTTTGTGGATCCAATGGCCGCCTTTgttaaaaaaaatcataaacattagccataggtttgagttatcatagtggtcgatgtaaacctcaccttatccttagtggttggattataagtcttccatactttttatagggttaacccctcactagtatgttgaagccttcttcacatggtggattgttggtttaggttgagttttctccctttgataacaaaagatcttaaggcttttggtcaaatcaattcaccaatctttgtgatttttaccccgacctacgaggttttgatcctacctttgtgatggtacgtaggcaatgggtttatccattcaaacaacaaaattgtaagTATAATttattcttttctcatccccccaatcttttgcacatattttcacaaataccaacctacaacacacatttgcaaaaagaggttcgcttagagtactaaggatattttgggtgcttaaaacaTTCACATCttataaccaacccccttacctagatctctgacatttttattagtttttgatttgataaaacttcttacttggcttttgttcgctttttagcctttccttcagacaaataaaagtgcggtggcgactcgaattgtatgtttacttttggtttaatcgataaaccataaggtaacgtataccccgctacacctttccatcagtctttgtgaagatcaacccatcattttcttcttcttcttcttcttccacgGCACAAATACGGTTGTCATCAACGTAACCAACGCTTGAGAAGTTTTCGGATAGCGGGAGCACTGATCCCCTTGTAGCTATCGGCGCGGGCTTTTTCAAATTCTGGGAGTTGTATCCTAAACCGGTATGGTCCTTGTTGGCAGGAAGTTCAAGCAATCTTCCCCATCCTTGAGGGTGTCCATCCTTTATGATTGTCAGGGTGTATTTAAGAGATGTCGTTGGAGATTTGGCATCTTTTGATTCATCCCTTGCTGGGCAAACCATTTCAACATTGATAACTTCAAATGATTGATATGGGATTTCCCTCATCTCCCCTTCTCCTTCAACGTATCGGAAAGATGCGAGGTGACTTACCACAATATCCTCCTCACCCTCGACAACAACTAGTTTATCATCAGCTaagaatttcaatttttggtggaAAGTTGAAGTGACTGCACCAGCTGAATGGATCCAAGGCCTCCCAAGCAAACAACTGTAGGCTGGATAGATGTCCATTACGAAGAAAGTGATAAGGTAAGTATGGGGACCAATCTTCATAGGCAAATTCACCTCACCGATTACAATCCTTCTAGTCCCATCAAATGCTCTTACTATAAGCTCACTCGGCTTCATTACGAGTTCTTCAACAGTTAGTTTAGCAAAGGAGCTCTTAGGCATCACAGTAAGGGAATACCCAATGTCTACCAAAACTCTTGATAGGACTGTTTCCAcacactcaatagaaatatggagagccttgttatgattcctCCCCTCGGCAGAAAGCTCTTCATCACTAAAACCCAAGCTTAAGCTAGTAGAGATATTGTTAACTACTCCTTCAAACTGACAAACTGAGATCTCTTATGGTACGTGAGCTGTCCTCCGAAATTTTACCAAAGCATCCCTATGGGCCTCCGAGCACATTAataaagacaacattgagatCTTCGAGGGTGTCTCGTTAAACTGATCAACTACTCGataatcgctcttcttgatgaTGCGTAAGAACTTGTCAACTTCATTGGAAGGTGCAGGGTCTTGTCTTTGATTAGTGCCATCAATTTGTTTGCCTTTGTATGAAGTTGAAAGATTGATAGTTCCAATCGAAGTGAGTGTCGGCGCAAATATCCTTCCACTTCTTGTAATTCTGCCAGTGCCAGTGATATTGAACATTGGATCACTAGACTCCAATGGTTCTTCTTGAATTTTCTAGCCATGAATGTAGACTGAGGTGTCATACACCCATGGGATTCCCTTGGTGTCAACATACGAGAATGGTGTGGGAACCGTTATTATGATCGGAGTAACATGATTTGTTGACAGAGTTAATTGAGAGAAGTCATATGGAATTTGTAGAGGAGGGACTTCGTTGTATGGTATCTCAAGGGTAGACACATCTTCTTTTGTGGACGGGTAGTCTACCACCAAGATCCCTTGGTCCATTAATTGTTGTATGACAGACTTCAACGTTCTACATTGTTGCGGGTTAATCAGGCAGTGTTCACAATCATTACTACATATGGGAAAGGCATTATCCCTCATTAAAGCATTCTTGATCTCGATGAGTGGTGTTTTTAACTCGTCCACACAGGACATCAATCTACTTCTGTTGTCAGCTTCCATCATATTCACGGATGCATTGTTGTGAGGGGGCATCGGGTTATTATTTACATTCGGCCCCTTGGGGGCGAATGTGATTGCCTTAGAATCAATAAGATCTTGAACCTTGTACTTTAATTCTTTACACTTCTCGATCGAATGCCCAGGAGCGCTAGAATGAAATTCACAACGGGCGTTTGCATCATAACCGAGAGGAAGAACCGCTGGTGGGGGTCCTAACTCCCTTAGTTGTACAAGTGATCCCCTCAATAAATATGGTAAAATGTGGCTATAAGGCATGGGAACTGTGTCAAATCTTCTCTCGAGCCTTCGCATCCTTGTTGTTGTTGATATAGTGGTTGCTGACGTTGCGGTTGTTATTGATaccgttgttgttgttgagtttgaacAGAAATTGCAAATGGTTGTTGTTGACTTAGTTGGACGGGAGCTATGGCGACTACTTGTGGATAAGTGGTATTTTTTGTTTGAATGATGGAGGCGGCTTTGGTCTCGCCTTCTCGTTTTTTACCGTAGGGAACAAAAGGTTTCTTCGATGCACTAGAAGTACTGGCAGAGTTCTGGATCTTTCACATTTTAATCATATTTTCTATCCTTTCACCGGCTAAGACCAGGTCGGAAAAGCCCGAAGAGGTGCTCCCTACCATTCTATCAAGGTATGGGCCTTGCGGGTTTCCCatatttcccttatatttttcaaattgcGAAACTTTGAACTTGGCCGAAGTGATGACCCCAGGTACCAAGAACATTTCTGCCGCATCAAGGCCCAAAACATCAGTTTTCCCCATTGCCTTGAGATTTTCCTCGATATCCTTTACCTTCCTCTCCATCTCGTTGGTTGCTGAACCGAAGCATCCCTTGGGCTGGAGAATGCATCGTGTTAGTCGTCTATCTCAAAAACATGAGGACGAGGATTGTCGTTTGGAACACCGCCGGGTGCATTAATGTTAATTGAAGGATTAACTTAAGGAACTGGAGTCGGAGTCTTGATCGCTGGAGGGGTAGGATGATTGGTAGTACTGGCACGTTAGTTCATTTCTTCTTGAATTTTTGTCATAACCTCTTGGCCTCTTACGACTGCTTGAATAGTCTCCATCAACTGCCGCATTTGGGACCGCATATGGGATACTTCTTCCTGAAGGACAACTTGGTTTTCTTGAAGTTGCTCCATGACAGCTTGTCGACGTCCTCGTGTATCTTACCAAAAAGTCAGCTTTGGAAAGTGGTTCTGGTCAGAAGAAAAAggtggatggatgagttttttatgtttttgtgtttCGAAGGATGAAAATAATGCATGTTTTTTTTATGTTAAAGCAAAGCTCTTTTTAGTTATTCGTGTTTATTTATTGCAAAAACTACTTGACGATCCACCTTCACAATCATAAATAAAGGAAAACACAATAGAGTAAAATCACAACTTTCattcatcctttgaagggaaAATAGACTGCAATACATAGAAGTTGCAAAATACAAGTAATGGAAGCAAATAAAACAACTAGATATCCATCCTAAAAGTGAACCCTTGATACTTGCGGAGAGCCTCAATGTCGGTGATGAGTTCGGCCATTGTTCTTTTGCAGAACTTGACGAAGTGGTAGACCTCTTCGGGGGTATTATCTGGGCACATGATCAGATCCTCCTCCTTCAACTTGTCGGGAAAGTCTTGAAGGGCATAGTTAGTTAATACCGTCATATTGGTGTACTTGTCCCTCCATTCTTCGTAAAGGGCTTGGAGATTAATGGATGATTTCGTCCCTTTGAGCAATGGCAGCTTCGAATCCATGGCAACGCTCCTCCCAATGTCTGTAGTTATTTTGCAACTCTACATAGGCTTGGTCATAGACTCCCCTCTTCAAGTTCTTGATTTGCTCGCAATCTCGTCCAAGGTTGAATTGCTCATGGATGAAGCTTCGGTGAATCTTTTCTTTCTCTAGTTTCTCCTTGGCTAGAAAGTCCTTATACTCTTTTAG encodes:
- the LOC127131593 gene encoding uncharacterized protein LOC127131593, which produces MPYSHILPYLLRGSLVQLRELGPPPAVLPLGYDANARCEFHSSAPGHSIEKCKELKYKVQDLIDSKAITFAPKGPNVNNNPMPPHNNASVNMMEADNRSRLMSCVDELKTPLIEIKNALMRDNAFPICSNDCEHCLINPQQCRTLKSVIQQLMDQGILVVDYPSTKEDVSTLEIPYNEVPPLQIPYDFSQLTLSTNHVTPIIITVPTPFSITRSGRIFAPTLTSIGTINLSTSYKGKQIDGTNQRQDPAPSNEVDKFLRIIKKSDYRVVDQFNETPSKISMLSLLILSLGFSDEELSAEGRNHNKALHISIECVETVLSRVLVDIGYSLTVMPKSSFAKLTVEELVMKPSELIVRAFDGTRRIVIGEVNLPMKIGPHTYLITFFVMDIYPAYSCLLGRPWIHSAGAVTSTFHQKLKFLADDKLVVVEGEEDIVVSHLASFRYVEGEGEMREIPYQSFEVINVEMVCPARDESKDAKSPTTSLKYTLTIIKDGHPQGWGRLLELPANKDHTGLGYNSQNLKKPAPIATRGSVLPLSENFSSVGYVDDNLTDDIAVTTYVVAVVDTVIQPVALQTSAPIIVETPNDNEDEYIGPTLHFCLPPRATQPAVRNLNQGVQIPPTYPGASSFVAPPFVYPGAPYAPRQN